Proteins from a single region of Camelus ferus isolate YT-003-E chromosome 23, BCGSAC_Cfer_1.0, whole genome shotgun sequence:
- the TIMM17A gene encoding mitochondrial import inner membrane translocase subunit Tim17-A, translating into MEEYAREPCPWRIVDDCGGAFTMGTIGGGIFQALKGFRNSPVGVNHRLRGSLTAVKTRAPQLGGSFAVWGGLFSMIDCSMVQVRGKEDPWNPITSGALTGAILAARNGPVAMAGSAVMGGVLLALIEGAGILLTRFASAQFPSGPVFAEDAAQGPVAQLPPSPFGDHRQYQ; encoded by the exons TCCCTGGCGAATCGTGGACGACTGCGGTGGAGCCTTTACAATGGGAACCATAGGTGGTGGTATCTTTCAGGCACTCAAAGGCTTTCGCAATTCTCCGGTG GGAGTAAACCACAGACTACGAGGGAGTTTGACAGCTGTTAAAACAAGGGCCCCGCAGCTGGGAG gtAGTTTTGCAGTTTGGGGCGGTCTCTTCTCCATGATTGATTGCAGCATGGTTCAAGTCAGAGGGAAGGAAGACCCCTGGAACCCCATCACCAGTGGTGCCCTGACCGGGGCCATCCTGGCAGCCAGAA ATGGACCAGTGGCCATGGCCGGGTCAGCCGTGATGGGCGGCGTTCTCCTCGCTCTGATCGAAGGAGCCGGCATCCTGTTGACGAGATTTGCCTCTGCGCAGTTCCCCAGTG GTCCTGTCTTTGCTGAAGACGCTGCCCAGGGGCCTGTAGCCCAGCTGCCGCCCTCGCCCTTCGGAGACCACCGGCAGTATCAGTAG